One Aquila chrysaetos chrysaetos chromosome 22, bAquChr1.4, whole genome shotgun sequence genomic window carries:
- the LOC115334409 gene encoding protocadherin alpha-2-like has product MGVCWGPVVRVLVLQAAWALGGGQVRYSVPEEAKAGTVVGRLAQDLGLEAGEPEARRLRLVAQGRRASVEVSGASGALVVSSRLDREELCGKSAPCALRLEVLVERPLRVFHVELEVTDINDNAPLFPAARKNLSLPENSPPGSRFPLEGASDADVGANAQLSYTLSPSEHFSLDLQRSEEYREFLFLVLRRPLDRETMAEHRLVLTAIDGGRPSLTGTMELVISVLDVNDNAPQFNQSVYKVQLPESTAEGTLVAQVNATDPDLGMYGEVIYEIDSVLPPSASDVFSIDTNSGEIRVTGALDFETVTFYDLHVKAKDKGSPPLSGHCKVLVEVLDVNDNAPEVWVTSLSVPVPEDAAVGTVVALLSVSDRDSGANGRVRCAVWPAAPFGLVATFAGSYSLVLREALDRERVSEYEVEVRAEDGGAPALRASRGVRVPVSDVNDNAPAFAQAVYTVLARENNAAGAELARLWARDPDEAGNGRVSYSVAEGVGGAAVAGGGWRAASSYVSVDAESGRLWALQPLDYEEVQVLQFEVRAVDAGEPPLCGNATVQLFVVDENDNAPALLPAAGGGPGGGAAGSGASGPGSGSGSGSGALWAWAAWGAPAGQVVAKIRAVDADSGYNAWLRYELWEPRGKGPFRVGLYSGEVSTARALEEADGPRQRLVIVVRDHGEPARSATATLSVSLVEGAEAALAAAGSSSSGAGLRPAAGAEGGAAAAAAAAATNVWLVVAICAVSSLFLLAVVLYGASRWAPRAAVLSGPGPATLVCASEVGSWSYSQRQSRSLCVAEGAGKSDLMVFSPNFPPPPGPAAKETQPEAPALVDTVSAPPPLSPLAPSPFLWPWSPGPWAGAGGSRAQAVGAWRVLRAWRVFLKGVHGTFASLPEPPGSRCGGGSKQGVAAPRSGGRPKLSFAVVAVGCCPVE; this is encoded by the coding sequence atggGCGTGTGCTGGGGGCCCGTGGTGcgggtgctggtgctgcaggcGGCCTGGGCGCTGGGCGGCGGGCAGGTGCGCTACTCGGTGCCGGAGGAAGCCAAGGCCGGGACGGTGGTGGGCCGGCTGGCGCAGGACCTGGGCCTGGAGGCGGGCGAGCCGGAGGCGCGTCGGCTGCGGCTGGTGGCGCAGGGCCGGCGGGCGAGCGTGGAGGTGAGCGGGGCGAGCGGGGCGCTGGTGGTGAGCTCGCGGCTGGACCGGGAGGAGCTGTGCGGGAAGAGCGCGCCGTGCGCCCTGCgcctggaggtgctggtggaGCGGCCGCTGCGCGTCTTCCACGTGGAGCTGGAGGTGACCGACATCAACGACAACGCCCCGCTCTTCCCCGCCGCCCGGAAAAACCTCAGTTTACCGGAGAACTCCCCCCCCGGTTCTCGGTTCCCGCTGGAGGGCGCGTCGGATGCAGATGTCGGAGCCAACGCGCAGCTCTCCTATACCCTCAGCCCCAGCGAGCACTTCTCTCTGGATTTACAGCGCAGTGAAGAATACCGAGAATTCTTGTTTCTGGTACTCAGGAGACCGCTGGACCGCGAGACGATGGCTGAGCACCGTTTGGTGTTGACGGCGATTGACGGGGGCCGTCCATCGCTGACGGGCACGATGGAGCTGGTGATCTCGGTGCTGGACGTGAATGACAACGCGCCCCAGTTCAACCAGTCGGTGTATAAAGTGCAGCTGCCGGAGAGCACAGCAGAGGGGACGCTAGTGGCGCAGGTGAACGCCACGGATCCGGACTTGGGAATGTATGGCGAGGTGATTTATGAAATTGATAGTGTTTTGCCTCCCTCGGCCTCAGATGTGTTCAGCATCGACACGAACAGCGGGGAGATCAGAGTGACGGGCGCCCTGGACTTTGAGACAGTTACTTTCTACGACTTACACGTTAAGGCGAAAGACAAAGGCTCGCCCCCGCTGTCGGGTCACTGCAAGGTGTTGGTGGAGGTGCTGGACgtgaacgacaacgcgccggAGGTGTGGGTGACGTCGCTGTCGGTGCCGGTGCCGGAGGACGCGGCGGTGGGGACGGTGGTGGCGCTGCTGAGCGTGTCGGACCGGGACTCGGGGGCGAACGGTCGGGTGCGCTGCGCGGTGTGGCCGGCGGCGCCGTTCGGGCTGGTGGCGACGTTCGCGGGCTCGTACTCGCTGGTGCTGCGGGAGGCGCTGGACCGGGAGCGGGTGTCGGAGTACGAGGTGGAGGTGCGGGCGGAGGACGGCGGGGCGCCGGCGCTGCGCGCCAGCCGCGGGGTGCGGGTGCCGGTGTCGGACgtgaacgacaacgcgccggCGTTCGCGCAGGCCGTGTACACGGTGCTGGCGCGGGAGAACAACGCGGCGGGCGCGGAGCTGGCGCGGCTGTGGGCGCGGGACCCGGACGAGGCGGGCAACGGGCGCGTGAGCTACTCGGTGGCGGAGGGCGTGGGCGGGGCCGCGGTGGCGGGCGGGGGGTGGCGGGCGGCGTCGAGCTACGTGTCGGTGGACGCGGAGAGCGGGCGGCTGTGGGCGCTGCAGCCGTTGGACTACGAGGAGGTGCAGGTGCTGCAGTTCGAGGTGCGGGCGGTGGACGCGGGGGAGCCGCCGCTGTGCGGCAACGCCACGGTGCAGCTGTTCGTGGTGGACGAGAACGACAACGCGCCGGCGCTGCTCCCGGCTgccgggggcgggccgggcggcggggccgcgggctcGGGGGCGTCGGGGCCGGGCTCGGGCTCGGGCTCGGGCTCGGGGGCGCTGTGGGCGTGGGCGGCGTGGGGGGCGCCGGCAGGGCAGGTGGTGGCGAAGATCCGCGCGGTGGACGCGGACTCGGGCTACAACGCGTGGCTGCGCTACGAGCTGTGGGAGCCGCGGGGGAAGGGCCCGTTCCGCGTGGGGCTGTACAGCGGCGAGGTGAGCACGGCGCGGGCGCTGGAGGAGGCGGACGGCCCGCGGCAGCGGCTGGTGATCGTGGTGCGGGACCACGGGGAGCCGGCGCGCTCGGCCACGGCCACGCTGAGCGTGTCGCTGGTGGAGGGCGCCGAGGCGGCGCTGGCGGCCGCGGGCTCGTCGTCGTCGGgggcggggctgcggccggcggcgggcgcggagggcggcgcggcggcggcggcggcggcggcggcgacgaaCGTGTGGCTGGTGGTGGCCATCTGCGCGGTGTCGAGCCTGTTCCTGCTGGCGGTGGTGCTGTACGGGGCGTCGCGGTGGGCGCCGCGGGCGGCCGTGCTGTCGGGGCCCGGTCCGGCGACGCTGGTGTGCGCCAGCGAAGTGGGGAGCTGGTCGTACTCGCAGCGCCAGAGCCGGAGCCTGTGCGTGGCGGAGGGCGCGGGCAAGAGCGACCTGATGGTTTTCAGCCCCAacttcccgccgccgcccggccccgcggcgaAGGAGACGCAGCCGGAGGCGCCCGCTCTCGTGGACACGgtcagtgcccccccccctttgtcGCCTCTCGCCCCTTCCCCCTTCTTGTGGCCCTGGTCGCCCGGCCCCTGGGCAGGCGCTGGTGGGAGTCGAGCTCAGGCGGTGGGGGCTTGGCGGGTGCTTCGGGCTTGGCGGGTGTTTCTTAAGGGTGTTCACGGGACCTTTGCGTCCTTGCCGGAGCCCCCGGGCTCTCGGTGTGGGGGAGGAAGCAAGCAAGGTGTTGCCGCACCCCGCAGCGGTGGCCGTCCGAAGCTGAGCTTTGCCGTCGTGGCTGTGGGCTGTTGTCCCGTGGAATGA